The following are from one region of the Nicotiana tabacum cultivar K326 chromosome 3, ASM71507v2, whole genome shotgun sequence genome:
- the LOC107798016 gene encoding putative zinc transporter 10: MASYKVFNHIAIIFILISIFTPRALSVVEDCGAEEDNSCVNKSKALSLKIIAIVSILITSMIGVCLPLVTRSIPALSPERSLFVIVKAFAAGIILATGFMHVLPDSFDMLSSSCLKENPWHKFPFTGFVAMLSAIFTLAIDSMATSLYSKKNKAGVIPESQAQGQGGDQEMGEVNAGNNVHSHHHHGSFSTKDGVIDGTKLLRYRVIAMVLELGIIVHSIVIGISLGASNNTCTIKGLVAALCFHQMFEGMGLGGCILQAEYKFLKKAIMAFFFAVTTPFGIALGIALSSTYEENSPRALITVGLLNASSAGLLIYMALVDLLAADFMGDKLQGSIKLQIKSYMAVLLGAGGMSLMAKWA, from the exons ATGGCTAGTTATAAGGTTTTCAATCACATTGCCATAATCTTTATTCTCATCTCAATTTTCACACCTCGAGCTTTATCAGTAGTAGAAGATTGTGGAGCAGAAGAAGACAACTCATGTGTTAACAAATCAAAAGCGTTAAGCTTAAAAATCATAGCCATAGTCTCCATCTTAATCACAAGTATGATCGGAGTATGTCTTCCACTGGTCACACGTTCAATTCCGGCCCTAAGCCCAGAACGTAGCCTTTTTGTGATCGTCAAGGCATTTGCTGCCGGAATTATTCTAGCCACCGGTTTCATGCACGTCTTGCCGGATTCATTCGACATGTTGTCGTCCAGTTGCTTGAAAGAGAACCCCTGGCATAAGTTTCCGTTCACTGGATTTGTTGCAATGTTGTCTGCTATTTTTACTTTGGCTATTGACTCCATGGCTACTAGTTTGTATAGCAAGAAAAACAAAGCTGGTGTAATTCCAGAAAGTCAAGCTCAAGGTCAAGGTGGTGATCAGGAAATGGGAGAGGTAAATGCTGGAAACAATGTTCATTCCCATCATCACCATGGATCCTTTTCCACTAAAGATGGAGTAATTGATGGCACGAAACTACTTCGATACAGAGTGATTGCCATG GTGTTAGAGCTGGGAATCATTGTTCACTCGATTGTCATAGGGATTTCTCTAGGTGCTTCAAATAATACTTGCACAATTAAAGGACTCGTTGCTGCACTTTGCTTTCATCAAATGTTTGAAGGAATGGGACTTGGTGGTTGCATTCTCCAG GCCGAGTACAAGTTCTTGAAGAAGGCAATAATGGCATTCTTCTTCGCAGTAACAACTCCATTCGGTATAGCACTTGGGATAGCACTTTCAAGCACTTACGAGGAAAATAGCCCTCGGGCATTAATAACCGTTGGATTGCTCAACGCATCGTCTGCTGGCCTTCTGATCTACATGGCTTTGGTAGATCTTCTTGCTGCAGATTTTATGGGTGACAAATTACAAGGCAGTATCAAGCTACAAATCAAGTCCTACATGGCTGTTCTTCTTGGTGCTGGTGGAATGTCTCTCATGGCCAAATGGGCCTAA